ACGCGATGCGGGCGAACGCTTGCTCGATATCGGTGTTGATGGTGCACTCATAACAGGCGGACATCTTCCGACCGATGAGGTGCTGGATATTCTCCTCACTGATCAGTCGGTCGAAACGTACCGTCATTCACGCATCGAGACCGATGCAACCCACGGCTCTGGCTGTACGCTATCGAGTGCGATCATCGCTCGACTCGCCAGCAATACTGACGAAAACGAACCCACACACGAAGATGATCTGTTCGCGGCTGTCGAGTACGCCACGACGTTCATGCAACGAACGATTCGGTACCATCACGACGTCGGGGACGGTCCGGGCGCAGTCCACCATCTCGCTGCGCTGCGTGAGCAGGCGGCTCGGCAGCCGGTCCAAGAGTCAATCGAGTCTCTTGTCGGTGCATTCGTAGAACAAAACGTCCGCCCACTTGTTCCCGAAGTTGGGATGAACGTTGTTGGTGCGACTTCCTATGCGGAAACAGCAGACGAGATCGCAGCCGTCGAGGGACGTATCACAAAAACGATCGACGGAATCCATCCGAATCGTGGTGTCCGCTTCGGTGCGTCGAGTCATATGGCCCGCTTTCTCCTCTCGCTGCGTGAGCACGATCCAAGCGTTCGCTTTGCCGTGAACTGCCGGTTTGCGGACGATATCGAACGTGCGCTCGCTTCATTCCCGTGGACTATCGGAGAGTACAGCCGGGACAAAGAGCCAGCACCTGATGAGGAGAACTCCACAATGGGATGGGGAGCACGGCGTGCGTTCGAATCAGTCGAGGGAACCCCCACCGCTATCATCGATCGTGGTGATCTTGGCAAAGAACCAATCGTAAAACTACTCGCTCCAAATCGACAACAGCTCTACGATCGCACAATGATGCTTCTCGATACCCTCTCGAATAGATAAGGGATACAATGAGAGGGGGAGGGGCGAAGCAGTGCAGGTAAAGCCTTAATGCACGATCACCGGGCTACCACCCAACTGTACCGTCCCGGCGATGTCAACTGTGGTATGCGAGTGTGACCAAACACCCCAACCCCATCTATATAAGAGATCTACCCCAGTAAGTGCTTTCTGGTTACGGGAGATAGTGTTTTATTTCTAACTAATCAACAGCCTGGAACTTCATCTGAGGTTGATACCGTTACCCAGTCCCACAATATACGAGCAACTCATCGCCGTATCATATCCCAAACGATTATTACACATCTCTAATAGTAGATAGTATGGATCCGGGAAACTCCTCCGGTGAATTTGATGCTTTCCTCAACCAGATCTATACTGATCAGGATGATACGACCCACACTGAGATCCCCCAAATTGACGCTGTATTTGATGCAGAGGCTGACGAACGAGCTGTTGAATTCGACAGAGCGACCGAGAAGTCCGTCTTTAATCACGACAGGACCGACTCCGACGATGCACATTTCATCGTGGCTGATCGCTTGCGTCAATTCGCCGCCAAAGACCGACGTGATGTCTTAATCGAACACGTTGGCACACTCTTCGTGCAGCTTACTGCACCGAATACAGACATTCGTCGCCACGTCGCCCAGACCGTCATTGTTCTCTTTGATGATGCTGATGAAACCAACTCGTTAATCACGGATTCATTCATCGAGTATACGTCCGAACTTACCGCTCTCCTCGGCGACGAATTACTGTCCGTCAGGCGCGCGGCAGTGTACGCAATCGAGACGATTGCGATGAATTCGCCGGGTGCTATCGTCCCGGCTATCGATGCCCTCATCCCGCTTCTCTCGGCTGAAGAATCGGACATCCGACAGACCGTCGTCAACACGATCACAGCAATCATCGAAATTTCTCCGAGCGACGCAGTCCCTACCATTCGAGCGCTTACGACGCTTCTTGGTGACGATGTGAGAACAATCCGATTGCGAGCAGAGCGCGCGTTGACATTATTAACTGAAACCGCTCCGGATGCAGCGGTACCCGCTGTCGATGCCCTCATCCCGTTGCTCGAAACCGAGAACACATATGCCCGAAAGACTGCACTAGAAATCATCGCACGGATCACACTGTTCGCCCCGGGTGCGGCGGTGCCTGCCGTCGACGAACTTGGCTCTCTTCTTACGTCTAATAATCAATATAGTAGAAAGGTATCAGCGTGCGCACTCGCTGAGATCGTCGAGCATTCCCCTGAAGACGTGATACCAGCCGTGAGTTCGTTCGCGTCAGTGCTCACTTCGTCCGAACCAATCGTCCAAAACGCAGCGGCACACGCGCTTGCGGAGATTGCTGAGCACTCCCCCGAAGATGTAGCACCCGCTCTCGATTCGCTTCTGCTTCTTCTTGATGCCGATGATCCGAGTGTTCAGAAAAACGCAGTACGCGCAATCATATCGATCGCAGAGAGTACTCCAGAAGCGGTAATTCCCATTATCGAGTCGCTCTTTTCTCCGCTTGACCCCGATGAGTCATTCGTTCGAGAGCAGACTGCACAAACGATCGCAGCAATTGCTCAGAACTCGACGAAACCAGCGGTGCCTGCTGTCGATGCTGTCACGACGCTTCTCAACACAGACGAGTCGATTGGCCGAAAGCTAGCGGTGCGTGCGATTGTCGAGATCGCAACGGAAGTGCCGGAAGCGGCTGTTCCTGCCATCGATCCGCTTCTCCTCTTCCTCGATTCTGATCGACCACTGGTTCGAAAGTACGTAATCGCTGCGATCGCCGTGGTTGCGGCTGCCTCTCCGAAGACAGCAGTCCCTGCTGTCGATCCACTCGTGCCCTTTCTCGACGCCGACGAGCCGAACATCAAGAAGCTAGCAGTGCGTGCAATCACCGAAATTGCCGAAGAGTCCCCCGAAGATGTCGTTTCTGTTGCCGATGGCCTCGTTCCGCTTCTCGATGACGAGGATGAACACGTTCGAGAGAGAGCAGTGCGTGCAATGGCTGCGATTGCTACTACTTCCCCGAAGGATGCGGCACCAGCCGTTACTGCGCTCGGATCGCTTCTCGACAGCGATGACGGTCTCGTCCGAAAGAAAGCGGTGTGTGCACTCATGGAGGTTGCCATTGCCCGCCCGAAGGACGCAGCACCAGCCGTTACTGCACTCGGATCGCTTCTCGACAGTGATGACGGTCTCGTCCGAAAGAAAGCGGTGCGCGCGATCGCGGCAGTTGCCAAGAACTCACCTGAAGACGTGGTCCCTGTCGTCGATGCCCTCTCGTTGTGCCTCGATGCAAACGAATCGGCTGTCCGGAAGAACGCGGCGTGTGCAATCACCGATGTCGCTAAGAACTTTCCGGACGCAGCGGTGTCTGCGACCGATCCGCTGATGCGTTGTCTTTCTGTCGATGATGTCTACCTCCAAGAGAAAGCGGTACGCTCGATTGCAGAGATTGCTTCTGTCTCCCCGGAGACGGTTGTTCCTGCTGTCGACTCTCTCGCAAAATTCTTCGATTCAGATAAGCCCTATGTTCAGGAAAACTCGTTGTACGCGGCCTCGGAGGTCGCCAGAGCTGTCCCAGAGGCGGTGATTCCCGTTGTCGGTTCGCTACTCCCGCTCCTCGATACTGATGACGTAGCCGTCCAGAAGTCCGCGATTCGCACGATTGTGTCAGTCGCACTCTATTCACCAACGGGCATGGCTCCTCCTGTCGATTCGTTCCTTCCTCGTTTCAGTGCCAATGAATTGGCTGATCAAAAGAGGGCAGTGGCTGCAATCGCGGCGATGATTGAAGCACCCCCTGAGGATATGATTCCTGCCGTCGATTCGCTCTGTGAGCTTCTCGACGATGAGACACTCGGTGCGAAGCTTGCAGTAACTGCAGTTACAGTGATCGCCGAGGACGAACCGTTTGTTGCTGCAACTGCTATTCACGGACTCGTACCGCTCTTCGAAAGCGATGATCCGTACATTAAGGAACTGGCGGTACAGGCGACCGTACTGATCGCGCACGGCTCGCCAGCGTCGGCGATTCCTGCCGTGGAGGCCTTTATTTCTCTTCTCGATGATGACAATGCGTTCATTCAGCACGGTGCGGTGATCGGAATCGGGTGGATCGCGAAAGGATCGCCGAAGGCGGCGGTATCAGCTGCCGAGCCTCTTATTCCGTTTCTCACTATGGGTGACGTAGCAGTACAGAAGACAGCAGCATACGTGATTGCACGAGTTGCCGAGCACGCACCGGAAGCAGCGGCTCCCGCCATCGATGCGCTTGTTGCCTGTCTCGCTGCCGAGACTCCGTATGTCCGAAAGCACGCTGCCGAGGCGATTGGAGCGCTTGCTCTCTCATCGCCAAAAGATGGCGACACTGCTGTCAAATCTCTCGCACTACTCCTTGATGACGAGGACGAACGCGTTCGGGAGAAAGCAGCGCGCACGATCGCAACGATTGCAAAGGGTGACTCTGAGTACACGCGACCTGCTATCGATGCGCTGATTACCCATCTCGATGCCAGTGATCCAAACATCCGAGAACTGACGGTTCGAACGATCACGGAGATCACGAAAGACGCACCACGTGCAGTGATTCCCGCTGTCGATCATCTCGTTCCTCTCCTCGGAGACGAGACGCCAGTTATTCAGAAGAGTGCAGTCACCGCGATTGCGGCGATCGCCGAACATTCGCCCGAAGCAGCGATGCCCGCTGTTGATCAGCTCATTACCCTCATCGAAGGTGAGAACGTATCCATTCAGGAGAAAGCAGTGCGCGCGATCATGCCGATCACCGAAGACTACTGAAGGACACTCACCAACTCTGGATGCAGAAAAGAGTAGAAAAGCGAGTTAATGTAACGATAAAATCGAATCGGACGGTGCTGGCTTCAGAGTACGTCCCCGAAGTCTTTGTGACCTTGGATTGACACTCCTTCCTCGGTAACTTCAGCGAGGAAGACACCGTTGCCCGAGCCTGTATCACGCTCGACAGCGGCTTTGACACCACTTGCGGCGACGCTTTTTGCTTCTTCGATCGAGAGATCATCGCTGTATTCTCGTTCGAGGGTTCCGTACGCGACCGTCAGCCCAGATCCGGTGACCGTGTAGTCATCTTCCATAACACCACCCGCGGGATCGATAGAGTAGACGTGTGATCCTTCGTCGTCGAGCCCACCGAGGATCGGATTGATGGCGAAAAACGGTCCACCACGGGCGTAGTTGCCCGCAATGGTCGAAAGCGCGCGCATCGACATCTCTTCGTCGCGGCGCACTTCGTAGAGGTTGACCTCGGCGCGGATGTTCCGAATGAACGACTGAGCACCACCGACGCTTCCGACGAGCGTCATCGCTGCCTTCGGGTGGATCTGCTCGACTTTCTGGACGTTCTTATTCGAGACGAACCGACCGCCGAGACTAGCGCGCATGTCCGTTGCGATAACGATTCCGTCGGTTGCCGTGATGCCGATGGTAGTCGTTCCAGTCTGGTTCACCTTCTCGACATCTGCATCCGAAACGTCCGGAAGCGAGCCAAGCTCTGGCTCGTAGATCGGAGGTTCATAATCACGCCTATCGTGTATTGAGCCGTGTCCCAGTCCTTGCGAGAGCTGTGTTTCGCGCATTACTACCGGGTAGCCGGCGTGCGCTGATAAAAGCACCCCTTCGAACACTCAACACCTGCTTCGGGCATGGTTGTGAGCGTCGTCACACCACCGGATTGCCCGGTGGAATGGGAACGGAAGCCCCACCTGCCGGGCAAGAACGCCGACCGGCAACAACAGGAGACCGGTGACGAGGATTACTTGGTACAGTGCGAACAGGACTATTGATCGTAACCGTGCGAGCATGTCCGTACAGACCGGGAATCCATAGTGGATATATAACTATTACGCCACGGACTTTCGGTCAATCCGGCTGCAGTCGTGCGATTTTCTCGATAGCCCGCCGAACAATCTGTGAAGCAGACGTTGCTGACGATCGGCGGTATTCACAGTGGATGAACCACGAGGGAGAGAGGAGTAATCCAAATAACTTATCGGCGCTATCGGTGTGACGTGCGCATTCAATCGGACCGATCTATGTAGCCAATCAGACCGATCGACGAACCACAAAGACCGATATGATCGAATCCGAAGGTACGTCATGAGCAACTATCTCGTCGCTGTTGAGGCAGCGTGGCTCGTCCGGGATGTCGAGAGTATTGATGACGCAATCGGTGTCGCAGTGAGTGAGGCTGGAAAGCGCCTGAACCAGACCGATATGGACTACGTAGAAGTCGAAATCGGTGCCACGGAATGTCCGGTCTGTAGCGAACCGTTCGACTCGGCGTACATCGCCGCTGACACCGCTCTCGTCGGTCTGATCCTCGAAATGGATGTTTTCAATGTTGATAGCAAACAGCACGCACAGCGCGTCGCAAAAAGTGAGATTGGTGGTGCACTCCGGAACGTCCCGCTCAAGGTGGTTCACGCGGTCAAAACCGAATCTGATTCCGAAACAGAGTAACGGCGACCCACGCACCGATAACATTTTTGTATAACCACCGGTTATCTCGCGTATGGAACTTCCGACGCCGGAGGATCTTCGCGAGAACCGGCACGAACTCGAACTCACACAGAGCGAACTGGCAGACATGGCTGATGTTTCTCAGCCACTCATTGCACGCATCGAGGGTGGTGATGTCGACCCACGGCTATCGACGCTCCGGCGCATTGTCACCGCGCTCAACGAGGCAGGAGGAGCACTCCGTCGTGCCGAAGACATCATGCACAGTCCCGTTATTGGGGTCGCTCCGGACGACAATGTCGGTGACTCGATCGACCGTATGAGTCGGGAAGGCTACTCACAGCTCCCGGTTATTCGGGACGGCTATCCTGTCGGCATCATTAGCAACAGTGATATCCGGCGCATGAATGAAGACGCCTCACCCGCTGAACTCCCGATCGCCGACGTCATGCGCGAGTCAATCACGACGGTAACGCCCGATGCCACGCTCAGTGAGGTCGATACCCACCTAAATCACCACGACGCTATCATTGTTATCGATAGCGGCGAGATGGTCGGAATCATCACCGAAGCGGACGTGGCCACACACATCTCCTGATTATTGCAACGTTAGTCC
The nucleotide sequence above comes from Halocatena marina. Encoded proteins:
- the thiD gene encoding bifunctional hydroxymethylpyrimidine kinase/phosphomethylpyrimidine kinase, producing the protein MRSPAPVTKPVTLTIAGSDSGGGAGIQADLKTMEACGAFGTSVITALTAQNTLGVDSSFVVPTEEIEAQLDAVLADFDVAGVKTGMLATADVIEVVSEYAQALGCPLVVDPVMVATSGDRLLDEEAADAYEDLISEATLVTPNTDEAAVLTGIEPTNESEARDAGERLLDIGVDGALITGGHLPTDEVLDILLTDQSVETYRHSRIETDATHGSGCTLSSAIIARLASNTDENEPTHEDDLFAAVEYATTFMQRTIRYHHDVGDGPGAVHHLAALREQAARQPVQESIESLVGAFVEQNVRPLVPEVGMNVVGATSYAETADEIAAVEGRITKTIDGIHPNRGVRFGASSHMARFLLSLREHDPSVRFAVNCRFADDIERALASFPWTIGEYSRDKEPAPDEENSTMGWGARRAFESVEGTPTAIIDRGDLGKEPIVKLLAPNRQQLYDRTMMLLDTLSNR
- a CDS encoding HEAT repeat domain-containing protein; the protein is MDPGNSSGEFDAFLNQIYTDQDDTTHTEIPQIDAVFDAEADERAVEFDRATEKSVFNHDRTDSDDAHFIVADRLRQFAAKDRRDVLIEHVGTLFVQLTAPNTDIRRHVAQTVIVLFDDADETNSLITDSFIEYTSELTALLGDELLSVRRAAVYAIETIAMNSPGAIVPAIDALIPLLSAEESDIRQTVVNTITAIIEISPSDAVPTIRALTTLLGDDVRTIRLRAERALTLLTETAPDAAVPAVDALIPLLETENTYARKTALEIIARITLFAPGAAVPAVDELGSLLTSNNQYSRKVSACALAEIVEHSPEDVIPAVSSFASVLTSSEPIVQNAAAHALAEIAEHSPEDVAPALDSLLLLLDADDPSVQKNAVRAIISIAESTPEAVIPIIESLFSPLDPDESFVREQTAQTIAAIAQNSTKPAVPAVDAVTTLLNTDESIGRKLAVRAIVEIATEVPEAAVPAIDPLLLFLDSDRPLVRKYVIAAIAVVAAASPKTAVPAVDPLVPFLDADEPNIKKLAVRAITEIAEESPEDVVSVADGLVPLLDDEDEHVRERAVRAMAAIATTSPKDAAPAVTALGSLLDSDDGLVRKKAVCALMEVAIARPKDAAPAVTALGSLLDSDDGLVRKKAVRAIAAVAKNSPEDVVPVVDALSLCLDANESAVRKNAACAITDVAKNFPDAAVSATDPLMRCLSVDDVYLQEKAVRSIAEIASVSPETVVPAVDSLAKFFDSDKPYVQENSLYAASEVARAVPEAVIPVVGSLLPLLDTDDVAVQKSAIRTIVSVALYSPTGMAPPVDSFLPRFSANELADQKRAVAAIAAMIEAPPEDMIPAVDSLCELLDDETLGAKLAVTAVTVIAEDEPFVAATAIHGLVPLFESDDPYIKELAVQATVLIAHGSPASAIPAVEAFISLLDDDNAFIQHGAVIGIGWIAKGSPKAAVSAAEPLIPFLTMGDVAVQKTAAYVIARVAEHAPEAAAPAIDALVACLAAETPYVRKHAAEAIGALALSSPKDGDTAVKSLALLLDDEDERVREKAARTIATIAKGDSEYTRPAIDALITHLDASDPNIRELTVRTITEITKDAPRAVIPAVDHLVPLLGDETPVIQKSAVTAIAAIAEHSPEAAMPAVDQLITLIEGENVSIQEKAVRAIMPITEDY
- the psmB gene encoding archaeal proteasome endopeptidase complex subunit beta; the encoded protein is MRETQLSQGLGHGSIHDRRDYEPPIYEPELGSLPDVSDADVEKVNQTGTTTIGITATDGIVIATDMRASLGGRFVSNKNVQKVEQIHPKAAMTLVGSVGGAQSFIRNIRAEVNLYEVRRDEEMSMRALSTIAGNYARGGPFFAINPILGGLDDEGSHVYSIDPAGGVMEDDYTVTGSGLTVAYGTLEREYSDDLSIEEAKSVAASGVKAAVERDTGSGNGVFLAEVTEEGVSIQGHKDFGDVL
- a CDS encoding DUF555 domain-containing protein, coding for MSNYLVAVEAAWLVRDVESIDDAIGVAVSEAGKRLNQTDMDYVEVEIGATECPVCSEPFDSAYIAADTALVGLILEMDVFNVDSKQHAQRVAKSEIGGALRNVPLKVVHAVKTESDSETE
- a CDS encoding CBS domain-containing protein — its product is MELPTPEDLRENRHELELTQSELADMADVSQPLIARIEGGDVDPRLSTLRRIVTALNEAGGALRRAEDIMHSPVIGVAPDDNVGDSIDRMSREGYSQLPVIRDGYPVGIISNSDIRRMNEDASPAELPIADVMRESITTVTPDATLSEVDTHLNHHDAIIVIDSGEMVGIITEADVATHIS